The proteins below are encoded in one region of Bacteroides uniformis:
- the pfkA gene encoding 6-phosphofructokinase, which produces MGTVKCIGILTSGGDAPGMNAAIRAVTRSAIYNGLSVKGIYRGYKGLVTGEIKEFKSQNVSNIIQLGGTILKTARCKEFTTPEGRQIAYDNMKKEGIDALVIIGGDGSLTGARIFAQEFDVPCIGLPGTIDNDLYGTDTTIGYDTALNTILDAVDKIRDTATSHERLFFVEVMGRDAGFLALNGAIASGAEAAIIPEFSTEVDQLEEFIKNGFRKSKNSSIVLVAESELTGGAMHYAERVKNEYPQYDVRVTILGHLQRGGSPTAHDRILASRLGAAAIDAIMEGQRNVMIGIDHDEVVYVPFTKAIKNDKPIKKDLVNVLRELSI; this is translated from the coding sequence ATGGGAACAGTTAAGTGCATTGGTATCTTGACATCAGGAGGTGATGCTCCGGGAATGAACGCAGCCATACGTGCCGTGACACGTTCGGCTATTTACAACGGACTTTCAGTTAAAGGTATATATAGAGGTTACAAAGGTCTGGTAACCGGCGAAATCAAAGAATTCAAAAGCCAAAATGTCAGCAACATCATCCAGCTGGGTGGTACAATCCTGAAGACAGCCCGCTGCAAAGAGTTCACGACTCCCGAGGGCCGCCAGATTGCTTACGACAACATGAAGAAAGAAGGCATTGACGCCTTAGTGATTATCGGAGGCGACGGTTCGCTGACCGGTGCTCGTATCTTTGCACAAGAGTTTGACGTGCCTTGTATCGGGCTGCCGGGAACTATCGACAATGACCTTTATGGAACAGATACCACTATCGGCTACGACACCGCGCTGAACACGATCCTGGATGCTGTGGACAAAATCCGTGATACAGCCACTTCCCATGAGCGCTTGTTTTTCGTAGAAGTCATGGGACGCGATGCCGGTTTCCTCGCTCTGAACGGCGCCATCGCCTCCGGAGCAGAAGCAGCCATTATCCCGGAATTCAGTACGGAAGTGGACCAACTGGAAGAATTCATCAAGAACGGTTTCCGGAAATCCAAGAACAGCAGTATCGTACTGGTAGCCGAGAGTGAACTGACCGGCGGTGCAATGCACTATGCAGAGCGTGTAAAGAACGAATACCCCCAATATGACGTACGCGTAACCATCCTCGGTCACTTGCAACGCGGCGGTAGCCCTACGGCACACGACCGTATCCTTGCCAGCCGTCTGGGCGCAGCCGCCATCGACGCCATCATGGAAGGACAGCGCAATGTCATGATAGGCATTGACCACGATGAAGTGGTATACGTTCCCTTCACGAAGGCCATCAAGAATGACAAACCCATCAAGAAAGACCTTGTAAATGTATTGAGAGAACTGTCTATCTAA
- a CDS encoding aconitate hydratase, which produces MVYDLTMLKTFYAAYSEKIERVRNVLQRPMTLAEKILYAHLYDGDKVKNYRRGEDYVNFRPDRVAMQDATAQMALLQFMNAGREQVAVPSTVHCDHLIQAYKGAKEDIATATKTNEEVYNFLRDVSSRYGIGFWQLGAGIIHQVVLENYAFPGGMMVGTDSHTPNAGGLGMVAIGVGGADAVDVMTGMEWELKMPRLIGVHLKGKLSGWVAPKDVILKLAGILTVKGGTNAIIEYFGPGTASLSATGKATICNMGAEVGATTSLFPYDERMGTYLKATGREEVAKMAASVAADLRADDEVLANPEKYYDRIIEIDLSLLEPYINGPFTPDAATPISKFAEVVITNNYPRRMEVGLIGSCTNSSYQDLSRAASLARQVKEKNLKVASPLIVNPGSEQIRATAERDGMIAAFEDIGATIMANACGPCIGQWKRHTDDPERKNSIVTSFNRNFAKRADGNPNTFAYVASPEITMALTIAGDLCFDPLRDTLVNAKGEVVKLSEPVGEELPAHGFIGGKEGYIAPGKGQTEITVNPHSQRLQLLTPFPAWDGMDLLNMPLLIKVQGKCTTDHISMAGPWLRFRGHLENISDNMLMGAVNAFNGETNKVWNRSTNTYGTVSGTAKLYKAEGIPSIVVAEENYGEGSSREHAAMEPRFLNVRVILAKSFARIHETNLKKQGMLALTFTDKADYDKIRERDLISVMGLKDFASGRTLKVVLHHEDGSKESFEVQHTYNEQQIAWFRAGSALNAR; this is translated from the coding sequence TGACTTTAGCGGAGAAAATTTTGTATGCTCATTTGTATGATGGGGATAAAGTGAAGAACTACAGACGGGGAGAAGACTATGTGAATTTCCGTCCCGACCGTGTGGCCATGCAGGATGCAACGGCCCAAATGGCCTTATTGCAATTTATGAATGCAGGCCGTGAGCAGGTTGCCGTGCCTTCCACTGTGCACTGTGACCATTTGATTCAAGCATATAAAGGTGCAAAAGAAGATATCGCGACTGCTACGAAGACCAACGAGGAGGTCTATAATTTTCTCCGTGATGTTTCTTCCCGCTATGGCATAGGTTTTTGGCAGCTGGGAGCAGGCATTATTCACCAGGTGGTATTGGAGAACTACGCATTTCCGGGTGGAATGATGGTAGGCACGGACTCTCATACGCCCAATGCCGGAGGTTTGGGCATGGTGGCCATTGGTGTGGGTGGTGCCGATGCGGTGGATGTGATGACTGGCATGGAATGGGAATTGAAAATGCCGCGTCTGATAGGCGTACACTTGAAGGGTAAATTGAGTGGCTGGGTAGCTCCCAAAGATGTTATTCTGAAGTTGGCGGGTATTCTTACTGTAAAAGGGGGAACCAATGCCATCATTGAATATTTTGGACCGGGAACCGCTTCATTGTCTGCCACTGGAAAGGCTACCATCTGCAATATGGGGGCAGAGGTGGGGGCGACTACCTCCCTTTTCCCTTACGATGAGCGCATGGGTACTTATTTGAAGGCTACCGGACGTGAAGAAGTGGCAAAAATGGCTGCTTCCGTAGCTGCCGACCTTCGCGCCGACGACGAAGTGCTGGCAAATCCGGAAAAATATTACGACCGCATCATTGAAATAGACCTCTCGCTGTTGGAACCGTATATCAATGGGCCCTTTACGCCGGATGCAGCAACACCGATATCGAAATTTGCCGAGGTAGTGATAACCAATAACTATCCCCGCCGGATGGAAGTCGGCCTGATAGGGTCGTGTACCAATTCGTCCTATCAGGATTTGAGCCGCGCAGCCTCCCTTGCCCGGCAGGTAAAGGAAAAGAATTTGAAGGTTGCTTCTCCGCTGATTGTCAACCCCGGTTCGGAGCAGATACGTGCCACTGCTGAACGCGACGGCATGATTGCCGCTTTCGAAGATATTGGCGCAACGATAATGGCGAATGCCTGCGGACCTTGTATTGGCCAGTGGAAGCGCCATACTGATGACCCTGAACGAAAAAATTCCATCGTCACCTCTTTTAACCGTAATTTTGCCAAACGTGCCGATGGAAATCCCAACACTTTTGCTTACGTCGCTTCCCCGGAGATAACGATGGCGCTGACCATTGCCGGTGACCTTTGTTTCGACCCGTTGAGGGATACGCTGGTCAATGCCAAAGGAGAGGTTGTGAAACTGTCCGAACCGGTCGGTGAAGAACTGCCGGCACACGGGTTTATAGGAGGAAAGGAAGGATACATTGCTCCAGGCAAAGGACAGACGGAAATTACGGTCAATCCTCATTCACAGCGCTTGCAACTGCTGACTCCCTTCCCTGCCTGGGATGGCATGGACTTGCTGAATATGCCCTTATTGATTAAAGTGCAAGGGAAATGTACCACCGACCACATCTCTATGGCGGGGCCATGGCTCCGTTTCCGGGGACATTTGGAGAATATTTCGGACAATATGCTGATGGGGGCTGTCAATGCTTTCAATGGAGAGACGAACAAGGTTTGGAACCGCTCCACCAATACCTATGGAACAGTGTCAGGCACTGCGAAGCTGTATAAGGCCGAAGGTATCCCTTCCATTGTCGTTGCCGAAGAGAATTATGGTGAAGGGTCCAGCCGTGAGCATGCTGCCATGGAACCACGCTTCTTGAATGTACGCGTCATTTTGGCGAAAAGCTTTGCCCGTATCCATGAGACGAATTTAAAGAAACAAGGCATGTTGGCACTGACCTTTACGGATAAGGCCGATTATGACAAGATTCGGGAACGCGACCTGATTTCTGTCATGGGGTTGAAAGATTTTGCTTCGGGACGTACGTTGAAGGTGGTTCTTCATCACGAGGACGGGAGTAAAGAAAGTTTTGAAGTACAACATACGTATAACGAACAGCAGATAGCCTGGTTCCGGGCCGGTTCTGCACTTAATGCAAGATAG
- a CDS encoding NADH:flavin oxidoreductase: MESKLFTPVTFGPLTLRNRTIRSAAFESMCPGNAPSDMLLDYHRSVAAGGIGMTTVAYAAVTQSGLSFDRQLWMRPEIIPGLRRLTDAIHAEGAAAGIQLGHCGNMSHKSICGCMPVGASSGFNLYSPTFVRGLRADELPEMARAYGRSVNLAREAGFDSVEIHAGHGYLISQFLSPSTNHRKDEFGGSLQNRMRFMDMVMEEVMKAAGSDMAVLVKMNMRDGFRGGMELDETMQVARRLEQSGAHALVLSGGFVSKAPMYVMRGEMPIRSMTHYMTCWWLKYGVRMVGKWMIPSVPFKEAYFLEDALKFRAALKIPLVYVGGLVSRDKIDEVLDDGFEAVQMARALLNEPGFVNRMRAEENARCNCRHSNYCIARMYSIEMVCHQHLKEELPPCLKKEIEKIEAKG; this comes from the coding sequence ATGGAATCCAAGTTATTCACCCCCGTCACTTTCGGACCGTTGACTTTGCGTAACCGTACCATCCGTTCGGCTGCTTTCGAGAGCATGTGTCCCGGAAACGCTCCGTCGGACATGTTGCTCGACTATCATCGGTCGGTAGCGGCGGGCGGTATAGGTATGACTACTGTTGCTTATGCGGCAGTTACTCAGAGCGGCTTGTCTTTTGACCGCCAGTTGTGGATGCGTCCTGAGATTATCCCCGGACTCCGTAGGCTGACTGATGCCATACATGCGGAGGGGGCTGCGGCAGGCATCCAGTTGGGACACTGTGGCAATATGTCCCATAAGAGTATTTGCGGTTGTATGCCTGTCGGCGCATCTTCCGGTTTCAATCTTTATTCTCCTACTTTTGTGCGCGGACTTCGTGCCGATGAGCTGCCGGAGATGGCGCGCGCTTATGGACGTTCGGTGAATCTGGCACGGGAGGCCGGATTTGATTCTGTAGAGATTCATGCAGGGCATGGCTATCTCATCAGCCAGTTCTTGTCCCCGTCCACCAACCATCGGAAAGACGAGTTCGGAGGCTCGTTGCAGAACCGTATGCGTTTTATGGATATGGTGATGGAAGAAGTGATGAAGGCTGCCGGCAGTGATATGGCTGTGCTGGTGAAGATGAACATGCGTGACGGTTTCCGTGGAGGGATGGAACTGGATGAGACGATGCAGGTGGCCCGGAGGCTGGAGCAGTCGGGAGCACATGCGCTGGTCTTGAGCGGTGGGTTCGTCAGTAAGGCGCCGATGTATGTCATGCGGGGCGAAATGCCTATCCGCAGCATGACGCATTACATGACCTGCTGGTGGTTGAAATACGGTGTACGCATGGTAGGCAAATGGATGATACCGAGCGTACCGTTTAAGGAAGCCTATTTCCTGGAAGATGCCTTGAAATTCCGTGCCGCCTTGAAGATACCGTTGGTTTATGTGGGTGGCCTGGTTTCCAGGGACAAGATAGATGAGGTGCTGGATGACGGTTTCGAGGCTGTGCAAATGGCACGTGCTCTGCTCAATGAGCCGGGGTTCGTCAACCGCATGCGTGCCGAAGAGAATGCACGTTGCAACTGCCGGCATAGTAATTATTGCATTGCCCGGATGTATTCCATCGAGATGGTATGCCATCAGCATTTGAAGGAGGAGCTTCCACCTTGTCTGAAAAAGGAGATAGAGAAAATCGAAGCGAAAGGCTGA
- a CDS encoding citrate/2-methylcitrate synthase — MKKEYLIYKLSEDLKEATRIENELFRKFDVKRGLRNEDGTGVLVGLTQIGNVVGYERIPGGGLKPIPGKLFYRGYDVDDLAHAIIKEKRFGFEEIAYLLLSGRLPDKEELSSFRELINDNMPLEQKTKMNIIELEGNNIMNILARSVLEMYRFDPDADDTSRDNLMRQSIELISKFPTIIAYAYNMLRHATHGRSLHIRHPQENLSIAENFLYMLKKDYTELDARTLDLLLVLQAEHGGGNNSTFTVRVTSSTGTDTYSSIAAGIGSLKGPLHGGANIQVADMFHHLQENIQDWTNVDEIDTYFTRMLNKEAYNKTGLIYGIGHAVYTISDPRAILLKELARDLAREKGKEREFAFLELLEERAIDVFGRVKNNGKTVSSNVDFYSGFVYEMIGLPQEIFTPLFAMARIVGWCAHRNEELNFEGKRIIRPAYKNVLDEVAYVPIKKR, encoded by the coding sequence ATGAAGAAGGAGTATCTGATTTACAAGCTTTCCGAAGATTTGAAGGAAGCTACCCGGATTGAGAATGAACTGTTCAGGAAGTTTGATGTGAAGCGCGGTTTGCGTAATGAGGACGGCACGGGAGTCTTGGTGGGGTTGACCCAAATAGGCAATGTGGTCGGCTATGAACGCATCCCCGGTGGAGGGCTGAAGCCTATTCCCGGCAAATTGTTCTACCGCGGTTATGATGTGGATGACTTGGCACACGCCATCATCAAAGAGAAGCGTTTCGGTTTTGAGGAAATTGCCTACTTGTTGCTTTCCGGTCGCCTGCCCGACAAGGAAGAACTCTCTTCTTTCCGTGAACTCATCAACGACAACATGCCGCTGGAGCAGAAGACCAAGATGAATATCATTGAACTCGAAGGAAACAACATTATGAACATCCTGGCGCGCAGCGTGCTCGAGATGTATCGTTTTGACCCTGATGCAGATGACACTTCCCGCGATAATCTGATGCGGCAGAGCATTGAGCTTATTTCGAAATTCCCGACCATCATTGCGTATGCCTATAACATGCTTCGCCATGCCACCCATGGCCGTTCACTGCATATCCGCCATCCGCAGGAAAACCTTTCCATTGCCGAGAATTTCCTCTATATGCTGAAGAAGGACTACACGGAGCTGGATGCCCGCACGCTCGACCTGCTGCTGGTTCTTCAGGCCGAGCACGGTGGTGGTAACAACTCCACTTTTACCGTACGTGTCACTTCTTCTACCGGGACGGATACTTACTCTTCGATAGCGGCAGGTATCGGTTCCTTGAAAGGGCCGCTTCATGGAGGTGCCAATATCCAGGTTGCCGATATGTTCCACCATCTGCAGGAAAACATTCAGGACTGGACGAATGTGGATGAGATTGATACTTACTTCACCCGCATGCTCAACAAGGAAGCCTATAACAAGACCGGCTTGATATATGGTATCGGACATGCCGTCTATACCATTTCCGACCCGCGCGCCATTCTGCTGAAAGAGCTTGCCCGCGACCTTGCCCGCGAAAAAGGGAAAGAACGCGAGTTCGCTTTCCTTGAACTGCTCGAGGAGCGCGCCATTGATGTGTTTGGCCGTGTGAAGAATAATGGCAAGACGGTTTCGAGTAATGTGGATTTCTATTCGGGCTTTGTCTACGAGATGATTGGGCTGCCGCAGGAAATCTTCACGCCTTTGTTTGCCATGGCACGTATTGTCGGTTGGTGTGCACATCGCAATGAAGAATTGAATTTCGAAGGCAAGCGTATTATCCGTCCTGCCTATAAGAATGTTTTGGATGAGGTGGCTTATGTGCCCATTAAGAAACGGTAA
- the icd gene encoding NADP-dependent isocitrate dehydrogenase, whose protein sequence is MEKITVPFISGDGVGAEVTPSMQAVVNAAVRKSYGDRRGIEWKEVLAGERAFHETGSWLPDETMEAFRTYKVGIKGPLTTPVGGGIRSLNVALRQTLDLYVCQRPVRWYKGIVSPLKEPQKVDMCVFRENTEDIYAGIEWEAGTPEAEKFYRFLHDDMGVTKVRFPETSSFGVKPVSREGTERLVRAACQYALEHHLPSVTLVHKGNIMKFTEGGFKKWGYELAECEFGKELAEGRLVIKDCIADAFLQNTLLIPEEYSVIATLNLNGDYVSDQLAAMVGGIGIAPGANINYKTGHAIFEATHGTAPNIAGKDIVNPCSIILSAVMMLEYLGWKEAASLIENALEESFTEARATADLARFMPGGVSLSTSTFTREIVRRIENGNNE, encoded by the coding sequence ATGGAAAAAATTACTGTACCTTTTATTTCCGGCGATGGAGTGGGAGCAGAAGTGACCCCATCCATGCAGGCTGTCGTGAATGCCGCTGTCAGGAAATCCTATGGTGACCGGCGTGGCATTGAATGGAAAGAAGTGCTGGCAGGAGAACGTGCTTTCCACGAAACCGGCTCCTGGCTGCCGGATGAAACGATGGAAGCCTTCCGCACTTATAAGGTGGGCATCAAAGGTCCTTTGACAACACCTGTCGGCGGAGGTATCCGTTCGTTGAACGTGGCATTGCGTCAGACGCTTGATTTGTATGTCTGCCAACGTCCGGTACGTTGGTATAAGGGTATTGTTTCTCCACTCAAAGAGCCGCAGAAGGTGGATATGTGCGTATTCCGTGAGAATACCGAGGATATTTATGCAGGCATCGAATGGGAAGCCGGAACTCCGGAGGCTGAAAAGTTCTATCGTTTTCTCCATGATGACATGGGGGTGACAAAAGTCCGTTTTCCCGAAACCTCCTCGTTTGGCGTGAAGCCCGTTTCAAGAGAAGGAACAGAGCGCTTGGTGCGTGCCGCCTGCCAATACGCGCTTGAGCATCATCTGCCTTCCGTGACCTTGGTACACAAAGGAAACATCATGAAATTTACGGAAGGCGGTTTCAAGAAGTGGGGGTACGAGCTGGCAGAATGTGAGTTTGGTAAAGAGCTGGCAGAAGGGCGTCTGGTCATCAAGGACTGCATTGCCGATGCATTCTTGCAGAACACGTTGCTTATCCCCGAAGAATATTCCGTGATTGCCACGTTGAATCTGAACGGTGATTATGTGTCCGACCAACTGGCTGCCATGGTAGGCGGCATCGGCATTGCACCGGGTGCGAATATCAACTATAAAACGGGGCATGCCATTTTTGAGGCTACTCACGGGACGGCTCCGAACATTGCCGGGAAAGACATTGTGAATCCCTGTTCCATCATCCTTTCCGCTGTGATGATGCTTGAATATCTGGGTTGGAAGGAAGCAGCCTCTCTTATAGAGAACGCCTTGGAGGAAAGTTTCACAGAAGCCCGTGCTACTGCCGACTTGGCCCGTTTTATGCCGGGTGGCGTCTCGCTGTCCACTTCGACTTTCACCCGGGAGATTGTAAGGAGAATAGAAAATGGGAATAACGAATAA
- a CDS encoding DUF1295 domain-containing protein — MNQETFQIFLWVMSAVALVVFIALYFVKAGYGMFRTASWGISINNKLAWVLMEAPVFIVMFGLWGKSGAGFAVPVYFFFLLFQLHYLQRAFIFPFLLKGKSRMPVAIMAMGIVFNLLNGMMQAGGLFYFAPEGLYADGWAYLLKPHALLGIILFFAGMFVNLHSDYVIRHLRRPGDTKHYLPGKGLYRYVTSANYFGELVEWTGFAILTASPAAWVFVWWTFANLVPRADAIHRRYREEFGDEAVGKRKRIIPFLY, encoded by the coding sequence ATGAATCAGGAAACTTTTCAGATATTTCTGTGGGTAATGAGTGCTGTGGCATTGGTTGTCTTTATTGCACTCTATTTTGTCAAAGCGGGTTATGGCATGTTCCGTACTGCCTCGTGGGGAATCTCCATCAATAATAAACTGGCGTGGGTGCTTATGGAAGCGCCGGTATTCATCGTCATGTTTGGGTTGTGGGGGAAGAGTGGAGCGGGATTTGCCGTGCCGGTATATTTCTTCTTCCTGCTGTTTCAGTTGCACTATCTTCAGCGGGCCTTTATTTTTCCGTTCCTGCTGAAAGGTAAAAGCCGGATGCCGGTAGCTATTATGGCGATGGGTATCGTCTTCAACCTTTTGAACGGGATGATGCAGGCGGGCGGTTTGTTCTATTTCGCTCCCGAAGGCTTGTATGCCGATGGCTGGGCCTATTTGCTGAAACCTCATGCCTTGTTGGGAATCATTCTGTTTTTTGCAGGTATGTTCGTCAATTTGCATTCCGACTATGTGATACGTCATCTGCGCAGGCCAGGTGATACGAAGCATTATCTTCCCGGAAAAGGGCTTTACCGATACGTCACTTCTGCCAATTACTTCGGTGAACTGGTGGAATGGACGGGGTTTGCCATACTCACAGCTTCTCCCGCCGCCTGGGTGTTCGTCTGGTGGACGTTTGCCAACCTTGTTCCCCGTGCCGATGCCATTCACCGCCGTTATCGGGAGGAGTTTGGTGATGAGGCGGTAGGAAAGCGCAAACGCATCATTCCATTTCTTTATTAA
- a CDS encoding 4-hydroxy-3-methylbut-2-enyl diphosphate reductase has product MAKVEIDEGSGFCFGVVTAINKAEEELAKGGTLYCLGDIVHNSREVERLKAMGLITINHEEFNHLHNAKVLLRAHGEPPETYDIARRNNIEIIDATCPVVLRLQKKIKQEYVQEDNRDKQIVIYGKNGHAEVLGLVGQTTGKAIVIEKQEEARKLDFSKDIRLYSQTTKSLDGFQNIVKYIEGHISPKVTFESYDTICRQVANRIPNIRKFAASHDLIFFVSGKKSSNGKMLFSECKKVNANSHLIDSAEEIDSSLLAGANSIGVCGATSTPKWLMEEISEAIKSKLK; this is encoded by the coding sequence ATGGCAAAAGTAGAAATAGACGAAGGCTCCGGCTTCTGTTTCGGAGTTGTCACCGCAATAAACAAGGCAGAAGAGGAACTGGCGAAAGGAGGAACCCTCTATTGTCTGGGAGACATCGTGCACAACAGCCGTGAAGTGGAACGCCTGAAGGCAATGGGGCTGATTACCATCAACCATGAGGAATTCAACCACCTCCACAACGCCAAAGTGCTGCTGCGTGCTCATGGAGAGCCCCCTGAAACTTATGACATTGCCCGCCGCAACAATATAGAAATCATTGACGCAACCTGCCCGGTCGTACTCCGCCTGCAAAAGAAGATTAAGCAAGAGTACGTCCAGGAAGACAACCGCGACAAGCAAATTGTCATCTATGGCAAAAATGGACACGCCGAAGTACTGGGTCTGGTAGGACAAACCACCGGAAAGGCCATCGTCATCGAAAAGCAGGAAGAGGCAAGGAAACTGGATTTCAGCAAAGACATCCGTCTCTACTCCCAGACCACAAAGTCTCTGGACGGATTTCAAAACATTGTGAAATACATAGAGGGACATATCTCACCGAAAGTCACTTTCGAGTCCTATGACACTATCTGCCGACAAGTAGCAAACCGGATACCTAATATCCGGAAATTTGCAGCTTCCCATGATTTAATATTCTTTGTCAGCGGCAAAAAAAGCTCTAACGGCAAGATGCTGTTCAGTGAGTGTAAAAAAGTCAATGCCAATTCACATTTGATAGACAGTGCCGAAGAAATAGATAGTTCTCTGTTAGCCGGTGCCAATTCCATCGGTGTCTGCGGAGCCACTTCCACCCCCAAATGGCTGATGGAAGAAATTTCAGAAGCCATAAAGTCAAAACTTAAATAA
- a CDS encoding SDR family oxidoreductase, giving the protein MNLAVITGADGGMGMEITRAVATAGYQVIMACRDPQAAEPKRQLLMRETGNPRIETAPIDLASLASVAAFAEHLLKRGEPLALLMNNAGTMETERRITEDGLERTVSVNYVGPYLLTRKLLPLMGEGSRIVNMVSCTYAIGHLDFPDFFLRGRKGGFWRIPIYSNTKLALTLFTIDLASRVKHKGIVVNAADPGIVSTNIITMHMWFDPLTDILFRPFIRTPRKGAATAVGLLLDEDAGKRTGTLNASCRPKSLSEKYTRHVQMEELWERTESIVKKWL; this is encoded by the coding sequence GTGAATTTAGCTGTTATAACTGGGGCAGACGGTGGCATGGGCATGGAAATTACCCGCGCAGTGGCAACTGCCGGCTATCAGGTCATCATGGCATGCCGTGACCCCCAAGCTGCCGAACCCAAGCGGCAACTACTGATGCGTGAAACCGGTAATCCGCGTATTGAGACTGCTCCCATTGATTTGGCATCTCTGGCTTCAGTGGCCGCATTTGCAGAGCATCTGTTGAAGCGGGGAGAGCCGTTGGCGTTGCTGATGAACAATGCCGGAACCATGGAAACGGAACGCCGCATTACCGAAGACGGACTGGAACGGACGGTGAGTGTCAATTATGTAGGGCCTTACCTGCTGACCCGCAAGCTGCTACCATTGATGGGAGAGGGGAGCCGTATTGTGAATATGGTATCTTGTACGTATGCCATCGGTCATCTTGACTTTCCGGATTTTTTCCTCCGGGGAAGGAAGGGTGGCTTTTGGCGCATTCCTATATATAGCAACACGAAGCTGGCATTGACTCTGTTCACCATCGACTTGGCCAGTCGCGTCAAACACAAAGGTATTGTTGTGAATGCGGCCGACCCGGGGATTGTGTCTACCAATATCATCACCATGCATATGTGGTTTGACCCGCTGACAGATATACTTTTCAGGCCTTTTATCCGTACTCCCCGTAAGGGAGCTGCAACAGCTGTCGGCTTATTGCTGGATGAGGATGCCGGTAAACGTACGGGGACATTGAATGCCAGTTGCCGTCCCAAGTCTCTTTCGGAGAAGTACACCCGGCATGTACAGATGGAAGAACTGTGGGAGAGGACGGAAAGTATAGTGAAAAAATGGTTGTAA